The following proteins come from a genomic window of Carassius auratus strain Wakin unplaced genomic scaffold, ASM336829v1 scaf_tig00216183, whole genome shotgun sequence:
- the LOC113097312 gene encoding signal transducing adapter molecule 1-like, protein MPLFNSNPFDQDVEKATSELNTAEDWGLILDICDKIGQSRTGPKECLRSIMRRVNHKDPHVAMQALTLLGACVSNCGKIFHLEVCSREFASEVSNVLNKGHPKVCEKLKALMVEWAEDFRNDPQLSLISAMIKNLREQGVIFPAVGSQAAEQAKASPALVAKDPATSTNKKEEEDIAKAIELSLKDQRQPQVSLSGLYPSTSSLLTSHKAEGRKVRAIYDFEAAEDNELTFKSGEIITILDDSDPNWWKGETYQGVGLFPSNFVTADLTAEPEMMKTEKKTVQFSEDVQVETIEPEPEPVYIDEEKMDQLLQMIQSADPTDDQSDTCELLQLEAACNQMGPLIDQKLEDIDRKHSELSELNVKVMEALSLYANLMNEDPVYAMYAKLQSQQYYMQQTPNASQQVYPGQPTGGQYAMGSTAVPGYNVPMEQLSAMNQTGTPMAGQPAPTDVHMYMGQPPVYSPPPGSMPPADVQSYQTPAGAQCAMSQTPGYTGPSTQSLPAPADNQQTPYPEKALL, encoded by the exons ATGCCTCTCTTCAATTCAAATCCCTTTGATCAAGATGTTG AGAAAGCGACAAGTGAGTTGAACACAGCTGAGGACTGGGGCCTCATTTTGGACATTTGTGACAAGATTGGACAGTCTCGCACTGG GCCTAAAGAATGCCTGCGATCTATAATGAGGAGAGTTAATCACAAGGATCCGCATGTTGCCATGCAAGCATTGACG CTACTGGGTGCGTGTGTGTCAAACTGTGGAAAAATATTCCATTTAGAGGTTTGCTCCAGGGAATTTGCTAGTGAAGTTAGCAACGTGCTAAATAAG GGACACCCAAAAGTGTGTGAGAAGCTGAAGGCTCTGATGGTGGAATGGGCTGAGGATTTCCGTAATGACCCCCAGCTCAGCCTCATATCGGCCATGATCAAGAACCTCAGAGAACAGGGCGTCATCTTCCCCGCCGTGGGCTCTCAG GCAGCAGAACAAGCTAAAGCCAGTCCTGCATTGGTAGCTAAAGACCCTGCAACATCAACCaacaagaaagaagaagaagacattGCTAAAG CGATCGAACTGTCTCTGAAGGACCAGCGGCAGCCCCAGGTCTCTCTGTCTGGCCTCTACCCGAGCACCAGCAGCCTCCTCACATCTCACAAGGCTGAAGGCAGAAAGGTCAGGGCCATCTATGACTTCGAGGCAGCCGAGGACAACGAGCTCACCTTTAAATCCGGCGAGATCATCACCATCCTGGATGACAG TGACCCTAATTGGTGGAAGGGTGAGACGTATCAGGGTGTTGGACTCTTTCCGTCAAACTTTGTGACAGCAGACCTGACAGCAGAGCCTGAGATGA TGAAAACCGAGAAGAAGACAGTGCAGTTCAGTGAAGACGTCCAGGTAGAGACGATTGAACCGGAGCCAGAGCCTGTCTACATCGATGAG GAGAAAATGGACCAGCTGCTTCAGATGATCCAGAGTGCAGATCCAACAGATGACCAGTCAGACACCTGTGAACTCCTGCAGTTGGAGG CTGCTTGCAACCAGATGGGTCCTCTCATTGACCAGAAGTTGGAGGACATTGACAG aaaacactCGGAGCTGTCTGAACTGAACGTGAAGGTCATGGAAGCGCTGTCTCTCTATGCTAATCTAATGAATGAAGACCCAGTATATGCTATGTATGCCAAACTACAGAGCCAGCAATACTACATGCAGCAGACCCCAAACGCTTCCCAACAG gtgtATCCTGGCCAGCCCACTGGAGGGCAGTATGCAATGGGCAGCACAGCAGTTCCAGGATACAATGTCCCGATGGAGCAGCTCTCTGCAATGAACCAAACAGGAACACCAATGGCCGGGCAGCCGGCTCCCAC TGATGTCCATATGTACATGGGCCAGCCTCCAGTCTACAGCCCGCCCCCTGGCAGCATGCCTCCAGCTGACGTCCAGTCCTACCAGACCCCAGCCGGTGCTCAATGTGCCATGAGCCAGACCCCCGGCTACACCGGGCCCTCCACCCAGAGCCTCCCTGCCCCTGCAGACAACCAACAGACCCCTTACCCTGAGAAAGCCCTCTTATAG